GTTTTGTATATCTCTGTGATGCTGCATATTCCACACCACAGAAGGCAGTGCTTTGCCATGCCACTGTTGAAACCTTCTCCCCAGGCACAGCATCAGATGCATCGCAATAAGAGTTGGCAGGTCTAGGAACAAGGACCTTTGCCCCATGGAGCAAACTGCCTCCACATCtagtgctgtattttttttcacctaggATGGGAGCAATGGGAGTTGTTTTCCTGGAAGAACTGCCTGAACAAGTGGACTACCTCTGTACTAGGTCTGTCTTTCAAAACTGGGTGATGAGTCTGTGGAACGAACACAGAATGCAATGTGATGCACTTACAATGTCAACGTCTTTATTTGCCTGTGTCTAACTACAAGGAACTATGCTCTTGCCCTGCTCGAGGTGTCTGTGCAAGTTTGTGTCCACGGTGCACCAGCACTTGCTGAGCAGAGAAAGTTTTTCTGGTTGAGGTTTTCGCTTGAGGCGAGGGGAAGCAGGTGGCTGCATTTCTCGTGCTCGGTATAAGAACTAACCAACTGGCGATGTTGGCGGTCGTTTCAAAATGTGATTTCTGAGCAAGGggtgaatggaaaaaataaatatgtatttatatcgATACACAACAGCACACAATTTCCTGTTGACTAAACAAGCaacttctcttctgctttgggGCTAGgtaattacttttaattattcACCACATTTTTGCTCTCTGATTTCTtagctgtttgctttctgatttctttttttttttttctttctgaaactttAGTAAGTGATGGTGATATTCCTCCTCTGCACCTACAGTGCTCTTCAGCCTGATAATCATTTCTATATTGTTCTCATTTTGAGACAAGGAATAAACCCCTGAATACAAGAAACTTAAAGGGATGCTGCGACATCCTTCTGGAGTCCTGATAAGCTGCAGCAGTGtcttttttctaaataatactCCAAACACACCAACACAGAGACCTTTCCCAGCCTTCCCCATTGGCCTTATTTAACTGACCTGAGCTTTAATCAGAAACACAGATGGAGTCATAATCTGCAAACTGTTTCTCTGTCTCAGACCAAGTTCCTTCTCCAAAAACTTTGCTTTGAACAGCAAGGAAGGAAATCCAGAGTGGCCAGAATCTCTTTTCATGTGTATAAGCTCCCATTCAAAATAGTCTCAGCATATGTTAGATTTGTCAATTTATAGCCAGTGACTAGCAGCTAGATCAGAGACTAGCAATGTtttgctaaacatttttttttattattttattttttaacaaatcagAAAATCTGAGGTGACCTCTgctaatgagaaagaaaaggtgcAGCTCTTTCATCTCCATAGGAGCTGAGGGTCGTTCTCAAGATGTCACCCTAGACTTGCTATGAGACCCTGAAAATACATCCACCTGCTGGCTTTGACAccaacatttttctgttctgggaATTAGAGGTAGAATCAGAGAATTGCTACTACTGCCTTTGGACATGCACACGTCCAGTGAGAGGGAAGCTGCTGCTCCAAAATAAGGGTGTTAGAATGCCTGCATCATTGTTTTGACTGGCTAGCCCTTGCCAAAGAGTGATGTAAAAATAGCTCATCTATTTgttcatacattttttctttcttatctctGTGCAGAGCATCAGTGTTTAAGGAAAAGGGCTGATGTTTTAAACCTTGAAGAATTAGTTCCACTTACAGACAGAACCTGAGAAAGGAtctatttaaacatttcatgACAATTGGCATGTTAAACCTTCATTACCCACAAATGGGTTTATGGGAACAAGCAGGCTGGGAgtgaagacatttttgaaatcctttaaatgatttaaaaaaaaaaaaaaaagtaaatttttctAGAAATGTTTGGTTGTGAAAATTAGGGACTAGAACAATAAAGCTGAAGCTACCTTAACTTATCTGATGAAACATAAAGAGTTGTGATCTTAAGAAGAGCATTTCATGGGGTgtgttgctttctttccttcttcttccttttttttttttttttttttttttaaatgtcctgTGTAACAAACATCCTTTTTGCattattgaaaggaaaaaagtaatatGAAAACGTGACAAAATGACTCTGGGACTGACCTGGGAGATTTTTCACAATGTACTGCTAGGGTAAAGGCTGAAAGGGGGCAACTGTTTTATTAGCTGGAGTGTCCCCTTTGAGTCTGTTATGTAGGATGGGGATTTGCAAGGGATGCAGGCTGTTCTGGCTTTGGTAAAGCCCTAGGAGCCAGATCTTCAAAGAGGGTAATTGCCACTACTCTTGAGACCAATGCAGCTGCCAAAATGTGTCTGTTGAGCGTGTGCCCAACTCCTGTGGATTCAGGAATACATTTCCCCAAAAAGTAGGACAGTCCAGCCCTGTACCTCcaaagagttttctttttcctgaaataagcATTGCTGGCTGCGCTGAAAGACAAGGTACTCTCAAAGTGCTGGGACACAGAGTAGTCTGCTCTGGTCTGGCAACTCGTCtctccttttcacatttttgcatATACTGGTTTCACACAGTCCTGGCGTGCTGAAAGCCAGTAAAATTAATAAGTAaatcaagcaaagaaaaaacgAAGAACTACCCTAGCATGAGGTAAACAAAAGGGCAGTAGCACTCTCCGCCATGCCCTTCTGGAGGAAGAAATTGAGTGGAATaacctccccaccaccaccaccacctcagCGACCTTCCCTGGCTGAAGTTGCTCCCTGGCTGTCcttcagccctgcagaagggATGAGCaccctggcagctgctgggaggcGATGGTGGAGTAGAACCTAGGAGGCAGAGAGCTCTGCTGGTGGAGCAAAGAGGGTATATGACCTGAGCAAGAGCCTGGGCTTGACTGCACCTATCCACAAGTCTGCTGAGTGCAGGCACCCCGCCACGAGATATGCAGCGCAGGGTTCTGGCATCTCACcctgcttgcagcagcagttccagcTGTGATCAGTAGTATTGGGGCCTGAGTCATGCTCCACAGGTCTTTTGCATACAGCTTTGTGATTTGGGGGTTATGCCTGCTCCTTTCGTGCTGACACAGCCCAGCACCTGTGGCATTCAAGCATTACACGGAGGCCACACGCTCCATTTCTGCTCACTACGCCCATGCCAGTCCCATGAGTTAGGTCCCCCTCACCCTCCTCTTCAGCTCTGGTGCTGCCTTGTGCTGCCAAGCGGCTGCTAGGACTTTCCAGAGGAGATGGAGGACAGTGTGCCATCAATGTCATGTTCCCTGAGTGCCTTCCCCCTGGACACCCGGCAGGCAGCATGCAGGGTGGCCATGACCGTGGGGTAGACCAGTGTCATCACCTTCACGGCACAGCTGCATGAGCAAAGGCCCAGAGGGATAGTGTGGTTTTTGCCCACATTCACGTTAGTGGTACACAGCTCCCAGGCCCCCCTCTAACCACTAGACAATGCTTCCTGCCTTGTTATGTTATTGATATTAATTCAGCATAATTTTGCAGGCTGGGAGGACCCAATGGCAAGTGCAATGAGGGGAGGTGGCCAATGAGTGCAGAGCATCTTTCAGAACTGGTGCCCCTTCACACTTTAACCCTTTGCTCTTTGGCTCCTGCAGTTCCAGAGACCTTTCTAACTCCTCCCCTCACCACACCCCACCGAAATCTGGCAGGGGGTAGATAGTGGTGAATGGGGAGGGGTCATACAGGGCAGTCCACATTTCTGTGCACCGAGTCAGAGGACTGTGCAGACGGAGCCTGCAAGACAACCCCATCACCTGAGAGAGAAACTGACAGTCATGGACAGGTAAAATGAGTGCCTCCAGTTTCTTGCTGATAGAAGAAATCAGGGTTCTTCTCTTAGAATTAACCTGCTGTCCATTTGGAGCATAAtgtccctttccctttctccatctGACTCAGCGATCTAACTTCCCATCCTGTCCTCACATCTCTCTGTCCCCAccactctttctctctttgaCTGTCTACCACCTTgtattcttttccctttctgtcatttctctttctcGTGACTattctctgttccttttcattctctctcttttctagaaacaaacaaaaaaacaaacaacaaaaagatagaTGAACATTCAGATGCTATCTGCATAAGCATCTCGATCTCTGCCTACTCTTCTCTCTCTACACCTGTTCTCTATTTTACATCAGATTTCTTCCTTATTATGTTTCTGGTGCTATCACCCTTGTGCTCCTAGGCACAGACTGTTCCAGCATTGGATTCCTCTACTTGCACTTCAGTTATGCTGCAAGCTAATTACCACTAAAATCACTCTTCACTGTTGCATATCATTCACACTCTCAGGGGCCTTCACTCTGATTTCAGGATTGGATTCATGAATCTTTATTTGAAAGGAAGGTCTCTGCTCAGTCAAATTCTTCAGTGCCTGAGTATAATCACAGCTCCTGTgtctttgctgctttcctttgaaCTATGCAACAGCTATAGAAATTTCACATGTAACCAGCTCTTTGTGCCTAGCTGCAGATCTGCTCAGTTGCTCCCTGTAACACTTGTTCATTCACACTTCTCCTACCAGCCACGTTCTGAAATCCTTCATGGTGAAAATCCCTGGGGGTGGTCAATtccagagagaaggaaaaatgggaacTGATGTTAATGAACATTTCTAGTTGCACAAATGGCTTCCGTGACTCAAAATTTTCTTGCACTGTCTTTACTTTGTCCTGACACTGAAAAACAACCCGAGTGATCCTTACTatattttcctggttttgcaCCATTTTGCATCATTTCTCATTCTACATTGTTTTTTGCAACCACTTTCAAAAGAATTTAATTGTGAAAAATTGGAGGATGTGAGGAAAAGGACAATgggaaggaaaatcagaaatattttgaaagcaagtatttttgtgtacaattaaaaaaaaaaaaaaaaaaaaaaaaaaaaaaaaaaggatagccTCTTTTCCCTAAACTTTTGTTTGtgttgaaaagcatttttccatgTGGGTTTTGATGAAACATcaccttttaaatatttttcacctgGCTTGTGTGGTTCTTCTACAAGTGACTGCATTTTTCACTATTCTTCTACtctattttctgctgctgtgccatACCCCAGCTAAGAGCTTTGCAACCCTCTGGCCTATCATCCCCATGTGTTTACCATGTGATTGTCTGGGCTATCCTATCTGAAACACCCGAGGATCTGTCACAGAAGAAGGGATGTCTGCTCTCCAGCACTTCTACAAGGAGGGAGAGTCTCCCCCACATCTGTCCAATAACACCCATCTAAAAGGGAGACGCCTGAGACAAACCACTGGGCAACAGTTTTGTGAGGGGATGAATGGGATGTGTGGTGGTGGGTGTGTGTGCGTCAGAAAAGATACACATGTTCATAAGTGTTTGCACACGGACAGGGAAGCAAGATGAATATGAGGTGGTAGGAAGTGAGGCTGTGCTAAGTGTGAGAGGTACCATtgtgaaacaaaaaaagcatgatGGGGATCGTACagtgcaagagagaaaaataggtAGGGGAAGCACACACACAATGTGACTTGTCAGAGAAAGGGGTGATGAAGTTCATCAGGATCAGTGTGTACTCTACTCCTGACAACTTGCAGACCCAGTAGAGCAAGACTAGTGCAGTGCTTACAGGACAGACCTCCAAGAACTGCCTGGGGCTATTGATTTGCTGAATAACCTGCTCAGTAGGGATGCTTTGCACTTTGAGTGTGTGCATGACTCTGCAGGGCCTTGTATGCACTTTCTCTTAGCAGGAGACATGCCACAGCTGACAAATGATCTACTCCTCTAGGAACTTGTGTGTATAAACAATGccataaataaatgtgtgtgtgtgtttgctctGTCTATGTGAGCAAGACAGGTAACTTTACACTGCAAGCTGACGGCCCCATGGCAGGAAAGAGGATGTGTGCAAGTGAGTGGCTTGCCTATCTGCAGGACAATCAGGCAGCAAGAATGCTTTGAGGGAAGAAAGTGACTCTGGCAATGCAGTGCCTCAGCTGGAAGTGCTAGAGGTGCACTGGGGAGGGCTAAATGACAGCAGAACATGTGCACAAGGTAACAAAAGGTAAAAGGGTGGCTGTGACTGTGAACTGGCACCTATGGTGCAATGACCATGTGTGAGGGTGCACAATGGGGACAAACCtccagaggagcagagaggatGCCACCTTTATCTGGAAGTTAACTACTCTGCTGTGCTCAAGTTTTGTGGTGACCGTGGGAAATAGATGAAGGATGTTTGTATCAGAATTTTTCCTTGCTGAGACTCTCAGATATAAACGAGGAAATTCCTAGCAAACCTAAATTCCTTTTCCACACCTCACTGGAGACCTCCAGAAAACTCAGCTCTGTATCACTTACACTGACCTATCTCCCTGCTGAACACCAGCCTACCAGAGGGAAAAGATGACAAAGgatgtgattatttttaaccCATTCACTTCTGTTTTGCATTGCTGTGGGGGCGGTGAATATCTTACCTCAGTGAACACAGCTGTTCTCAGCTGCCTATGTACCTCCACTTGGCAGTAAGGCTTTTTGATAAGGTTCATGACTGTCTTACCCTCCCCATGCTCCTATTACCTCTCCCCAACAGGATCTCTAGCATGGGAACCATCCTTTGGCAATCTCTGTGCTTGCCTCACATGGGAATGGTGCTTGCCTCTGGCGATGTGTCAGCATACCTACCCTACTGTTTATTTCTGTCACTAAGACGTCACCCTATCCTAGCTTCTAATCTCGAGCCCCGAACACTTTCAGACATGTTCTTCCTTTGGGCGTTGCTGGGATTAAACTCTGTCCAGTATTCTCTAAAGAGGCTTCAATTTGATCCTTCCTTTGACCCAAtggttttcagtatttcaacaGCATAAAGAATATATCTTGGTGACTGAATTCCAGACCCTCCCATCTTCCGAGATCAACTCTTCTCAGGCACCTTCATCCTTTGCTCTCATTGGTGTCCATCTTTTGGATATTTGCAGATACTTTCACACTGCACTTAGCCATGGTTGCTGTTTGACTAATCATTACTAATTCACTTACTGTTTCCACTCACTAGGTCACCTGCTTCATCCCCGCAGTCACGTCTGCACCCTTTCCTTAACATATTGCATGCAAATTACTGGTGTTTTTCTCTCACTGAGGGGCCTGGACTTCATGGGGatatttttgttgctgagcGCCTGACATAGACATGGCCAATTGCTGGCTGCAGCGTGGGGCTAATGTAAATCGTCTCTTGTCTTCTCCTACAGTCTCCTGATGAAGAGGAAACTTTTCCTCTACAACTTCAAGAACCTGCGCTGGGCCAAGGGCCGTCGTGAAACCTACCTCTGCTATGTTGTGAAGCGCCGTGACAGTGCCACATCATGCTCCCTGGACTTTGGGTACCTGCGTAACAAGGTACAGGGAACACCTTGGCATCCTATTCTTATATCCATGATGAGGTATATGCAGCTCATTTGCCTGGGGTAACAGGAAAATAAGGGCTGCAAGAGGCAGCACCTGATCTGACGTGTCCACAATAGGCACTGCACCAGTACATAACATTTGGGGGATGCAGCCTCCAGGTAAATCTGTAACTCCTACTAGCTCAGACTGTACTGCTAGCAAGACTTCTATAGTCTTTGCTGCTTTATCAGTACCTCAGTTTTCCTTCCTAGCTCCCACAAGAGCCTCTTGTAGCATGTCCCTGCATTTTTCTAGCCAGCCTTCCACTCTGGTACCACTGTGACCTCTTCCTCTGTGTGCTGACCATAAGACCTGTCCCCCACCTTGTCCAATCTCCCCTCAGCTCATCCCACTTAGCTCATGCCTTCTTCCTTGCCCCTCTTGCAGCCTTCTTCACCCCACCTTACGCTTTGcccctctccctctttccctaAGATGGGCTGCCACGTGGAGGTTCTCTTCCTACGCTACATCTCAGCCTGGGACCTGGACCCAGGCCGCTGCTACCGCATCACCTGGTTCACCTCCTGGAGCCCCTGTTACGACTGTGCCCGACACGTGGCTGACTTCCTGCGCGCCTACCCCAACCTGACCCTGCGCATCTTCACCGCCCGCCTCTACTTCTGTGAGGACCGCAAGGCAGAGCCCGAGGGGCTACGGCGCCTGCATAGGGCTGGGGCCCAAATCGCCATCATGACCTTCAAAGGTAAGGTGGGCAGGGTGAAAGAAGATGACTGAAAGCTACGGAGAAGGGAAGGTGATGGCAGGATATGACGATTTACTGAACCTAGGAAAGGTCAGTGTCTTCTCTGGAGCAGTCTTGAGCACTTTTTAACTCCCCTGTGCCTTGCACAGATTACTTCTACTGCTGGAACACATTTGTGGAGAACAGGGAAAAGACGTTCAAAGCCTGGGAAGGACTGCATGAAAACTCTGTCCATCTGTCCAGGAAACTCCGACGGATCCTCCTGGTGAGGACCAATTCTTCTCCTTCCAGTGCCTCTTCCCCTcagcttcttcctctcttccttgctgtagttctgctctgctcttgctgtCCAGCTGTGCCATTtgtcatttcacattttcctgtgtCTTCACTCTTCACATCCCTCGTACCTTTCTCCCACCTTCCTTCATATCCCCTCTCATTattctcttcccttcttccgCCTCTCAGCCCATCTCATGCCATTCTTATctcctttcccatttttatgGGTTTTGCTCACTTGATAACTGACCTACAACTTATATTTTGTTCTACAGCCACTGTATGAAGTAGATGATTTACGAGACGCCTTTAAAACTCTGGGACTTTGAAACAAAAGTCATCAGCAATCAGAAGACTTCAACAAACACTCGTTCTTTGATTTTCAACTCTTCCTTCACAACatgtctttctcttcttccctctttccatCTCTCTTCCTTCCAGCCCTGTGTTCAGAGATAAGACTATccttactttttcattttgaaggaaaattagGCTGATCTTCTGAAGACATTCCCTGTGGTTCACACCTCATCCATTGCTAGCTGGGAACAGCCAGGACTGCAGTGACATTGCCAGGAAGTTATTTGCCCTTCCTTGGTCCCCTTAGAGCTAATTCAGGTGGCCCAATATATTAAGTTTTGGGTTTGGCTGCAAAGCTCTTTGTGTGGCTGTGTTCACTGGCATCACACTGATCTGCAAAAATCACCAGGGCTTTGGGGAGCATGTCTTTTGCTCTTACAGGTGCACTACACTGAGCTGCTCTGTATGTCCTCCCTTGTGAAGTGGTTTATTTATCCTTCTGGATGTAGATAGGAATgtgaaaacatcagcatttaAGTGGTAAAGCCTACATCCAAACAGCCAAATTGGCCAGTTATTGGAAAGCTCCACTGAGAGTATTGAACCAAGTCCTGGACAGCTCAGGCAGCTCAGCTTGAAAATCTTGCTTGAAGCCAGCAGATCTTGTAAGTAGACTGTGTGCAAGGCCTGGGCCCTGTAATGCCTCCTGCCCAGAAAGCAGGGAGCTTTAGTATCTGTGGATCCAGGTTTTGTGCCCTATGACATATTGAAACTAGacaataaaaacttaaaatgaaagcaaaatatttgctagCCAAAATTTTCAAGTGTGAGCTACAATTTTGGATGCCCAGCAAGATATATCCCATGCAGAAATCATAAGTCCACTCAATGCCAATTAACTACATTGAGAGCCATGACTGTGACAGGACTGATCAGTGTGTGGACCTTTCACGCAGCCCCGAAAGGAGTCTCCAAGGTACTTCACCATAGCAATGGTTTTCCGTCATGTATCTACCAGAAAGCAAACTTAATTTCCACATTGTATAGTCCCTCAAACTTAATTTCTCATTCTTGTAGGATGAGACCGTGGCATTTTGGATGGTGTGTTGGTGTCTACATCAGGCACTGTTTCTTGACATACTGCAGGGAGGAGCACCACAGGTCTCGCTACTGGAATTATTCCCATCCACTGAGCAATTCCTCCTAGATCAGACATGCACTatgctccctccccagctaGCTGTCCTCCGCTGGAGGCACCTTAACATTCCTACAGTCCTCTGTCTTTACAGGCCTTTTATTGCCCATAATACAGCTATATACGGCTAGTTGGTGATAGGACTGAGAactgaccagaaaaaaaaaaaaaaaaaaaaaaaaagttatgagcAAAACTGTACAGCCTGTAGAAACCCTTAGTGGGGGGCAAAATCAATCCATTCTCCTGTCTGACAATCACTGTGTCTCCATCATGGGATCCCATTAGCACCTGGTGCTGGAGACACAATCCTTACTAAGCTGAAGATGTTGGTTCATAATACATACACAGCAACTCACCTCCAACCTTCCCACTACCTAAACTGCAGATGGGTCATCCTCTGCAGTCTAACCTCTACAAACTTTATTAGGGCTAATAATGTGGTCCCATGCTCTGGAGGTGCTCTGCCATTTCCTTCATTATGGCTGTGAGTTCTCTG
The nucleotide sequence above comes from Oxyura jamaicensis isolate SHBP4307 breed ruddy duck chromosome 1, BPBGC_Ojam_1.0, whole genome shotgun sequence. Encoded proteins:
- the AICDA gene encoding single-stranded DNA cytosine deaminase, producing MDSLLMKRKLFLYNFKNLRWAKGRRETYLCYVVKRRDSATSCSLDFGYLRNKMGCHVEVLFLRYISAWDLDPGRCYRITWFTSWSPCYDCARHVADFLRAYPNLTLRIFTARLYFCEDRKAEPEGLRRLHRAGAQIAIMTFKDYFYCWNTFVENREKTFKAWEGLHENSVHLSRKLRRILLPLYEVDDLRDAFKTLGL